One genomic region from Vitis riparia cultivar Riparia Gloire de Montpellier isolate 1030 chromosome 17, EGFV_Vit.rip_1.0, whole genome shotgun sequence encodes:
- the LOC117904750 gene encoding small nuclear ribonucleoprotein E-like: protein MATTKVQRIMTQPINLIFRFLQSKARIQIWLFEQKDLRIEGRIIGFDEYMNLVLDDAEEVNVKKNTKKTLGRILLKGDNITLMMNTGK, encoded by the exons ATGGCGACCACCAAAGTCCAGAGGATTATGACCCAGCCCATT AATCTGATATTCAGGTTTCTTCAAAGC AAAGCTCGAATTCAGATTTGGCTATTTGAGCAGAAAGATTTGAGAATTGAAGGCAGAATCATA GGATTTGACGAGTACATGAATTTGGTTCTGGATGATGCTGAAGAAGTCAATgtcaagaaaaacacaaaaaagacTTTAG GAAGGATTCTCCTCAAAGGAGACAACATTACGCTGATGATGAATAC GGGAAAATGA
- the LOC117904749 gene encoding myb-related protein 305-like translates to MRIAMSTLSKSASSSSEEDAELRRGPWTLEEDTLLIHYIASHGEGRWNLLAKCSGLRRTGKSCRLRWLNYLKPDVKRGNLTPQEQLLILELHSKWGNRWSKIAQHLPGRTDNEIKNYWRTRVQKQARHLKIDSNSRAFQDVIRCVWMPRLLQKIEGSSSTSSTTSQVSIIPQSLNHADSQQHSAAAAPPVVAQAPVQGPLSINETINNLEHNEKNSSSENCTSPSICSSESMNISQISQIPDYPTSPFQAMSNSDDYSTLLKGYYNVDSSNFEMETFNLASMSAPQGDFENPVGDCPMVESNWVDSDLADSLWNMDELWQFWKLQEGGPRLF, encoded by the exons ATGAGAATAGCCATGTCTACTTTGAGCAAGAGTGCAAGCAGTTCAAGTGAAGAAGATGCTGAGCTCAGAAGGGGCCCATGGACTCTTGAAGAAGACACTCTTCTCATTCACTACATTGCTTCTCATGGCGAAGGCCGTTGGAATTTGCTAGCAAAGTGTTCAG GACTGAGGAGAACTGGCAAGAGTTGCAGATTGAGATGGTTGAATTATCTGAAACCAGATGTCAAGCGCGGAAATCTCACTCCACAAGAACAGCTCTTGATTCTTGAACTCCATTCCAAGTGGGGCAACAG GTGGTCCAAGATTGCACAACACTTGCCTGGAAGGACAgataatgaaataaagaactACTGGAGAACTCGGGTTCAGAAACAAGCAAGGCATCTTAAGATTGATTCCAACAGCAGGGCATTCCAAGATGTGATTCGGTGTGTGTGGATGCCAAGGTTGCTTCAAAAGATAGAAGGGTCATCCTCTACGTCATCCACAACATCCCAAGTGTCCATAATTCCTCAATCTCTCAACCATGCCGATTCTCAGCAGCATTCGGCAGCAGCAGCACCACCAGTAGTAGCACAAGCTCCTGTGCAAGGGCCCCTCAGTATAAACGAAACAATCAACAATTTGGAACATAATGAGAAGAATTCAAGCTCAGAGAACTGCACCAGCCCAAGTATATGCTCTTCGGAATCCATGAACATCTCACAAATCTCTCAAATTCCAGACTACCCAACAAGTCCTTTTCAGGCCATGAGCAACAGTGACGATTACAGCACACTCCTGAAGGGTTATTATAATGTCGACAGCAGTAACTTTGAGATGGAAACCTTCAACTTGGCATCCATGTCAGCGCCACAGGGGGACTTCGAAAATCCAGTTGGGGACTGCCCCATGGTGGAAAGCAATTGGGTGGATAGTGATTTGGCAGATAGCCTATGGAACATGGATGAATTGTGGCAGTTTTGGAAGCTACAAGAGGGGGGACCTAGGCTCTTTTAA